A single window of Synechococcales cyanobacterium T60_A2020_003 DNA harbors:
- a CDS encoding CGLD27 family protein encodes MEYSTSLCPIPDEQQPLNEYQTLLGSWFYSWAVRSVFGYVKPFVILWLLSWLIVGPVAATSFPMSKYPVHFALSGMVGALLIPVLVLIRLYLGWVYVRDRLNREIVSYEESGWYDGQTWAKPPEILQRDRLIVSYEIKPILERLHRTFAVVALVLMVEVIVWALL; translated from the coding sequence ATGGAATATTCGACATCGCTTTGTCCTATTCCGGATGAGCAACAACCCTTGAATGAATATCAAACATTGTTGGGCTCTTGGTTTTATTCGTGGGCAGTTCGTTCCGTATTCGGATATGTTAAGCCCTTTGTAATCTTGTGGCTATTAAGTTGGCTTATTGTAGGTCCGGTAGCGGCTACAAGTTTTCCGATGAGTAAGTATCCTGTGCATTTCGCACTGAGTGGAATGGTAGGGGCTTTGCTAATTCCTGTGCTAGTTCTGATTAGGCTCTACTTAGGCTGGGTGTATGTGCGCGATCGCCTCAACCGAGAGATAGTATCGTACGAAGAGTCTGGCTGGTATGATGGTCAGACATGGGCAAAGCCACCAGAAATTCTTCAGCGCGATCGCTTGATTGTGTCATACGAAATCAAGCCGATTTTGGAGAGACTCCATCGAACCTTTGCTGTTGTTGCCTTGGTTCTGATGGTCGAAGTGATTGTTTGGGCTTTGCTATAA
- a CDS encoding asparaginase → MTRGKRNHTSDIEVRLLREGILESVHYVQAAVCDNRGRVLSVAGSSETATFIRSALKPFQALAVTTTGTLETYGLSDQDLAIMCSSHQGRIEQVRQSFNILWRADLDPSELQCPIPDGKKSPLEHNCSGKHAGMLAVCKQRNWSLNDYLQRNHPVQRLILEKVAELLHMPAEEVMSAHDDCGAPTYFMQLGQMATLYAILGSGDNLYMERVVRAMTHHPALISGEGSFDTEVMRLGQGELVSKAGAEGIQCIASVGQGLGLAIKAQDGAKRAKTAVAIHLLRQLGWISPAVAETLAEQFMTMGPYKRLEVVGELSLF, encoded by the coding sequence ATGACTAGGGGTAAGCGGAATCACACATCAGATATTGAAGTCCGGCTTTTACGAGAAGGAATTCTAGAATCGGTTCATTATGTTCAGGCTGCGGTGTGTGATAACCGAGGACGAGTGTTATCGGTTGCTGGAAGTTCAGAAACAGCTACATTTATTCGATCAGCATTAAAGCCATTTCAGGCTCTAGCGGTAACTACGACAGGAACTCTTGAGACCTATGGATTGAGTGATCAAGACCTGGCAATTATGTGTAGTTCCCATCAGGGGAGAATTGAGCAGGTTCGACAATCCTTCAATATTCTATGGCGTGCCGATCTGGATCCGTCTGAGCTACAGTGTCCGATCCCGGACGGTAAGAAAAGTCCACTTGAGCATAATTGTTCTGGCAAGCATGCGGGAATGTTGGCCGTTTGCAAACAGCGGAATTGGTCGTTGAATGATTACTTGCAGCGGAATCATCCCGTGCAGCGTTTAATTCTTGAAAAGGTTGCAGAGCTTTTACATATGCCTGCAGAAGAGGTGATGAGTGCCCATGATGACTGCGGGGCACCGACCTATTTTATGCAATTGGGACAGATGGCAACGCTGTACGCGATTTTAGGTTCCGGTGACAATTTATATATGGAGCGGGTTGTCCGGGCGATGACGCATCATCCGGCATTGATTTCGGGTGAAGGGAGTTTTGACACCGAGGTGATGCGTTTAGGGCAGGGGGAATTAGTAAGTAAGGCCGGCGCAGAGGGAATTCAGTGCATTGCGTCGGTTGGGCAGGGTTTAGGCTTGGCGATTAAGGCACAAGACGGTGCTAAGCGGGCAAAGACAGCGGTTGCGATTCACCTACTGCGGCAACTTGGTTGGATTAGTCCGGCAGTAGCGGAAACCTTGGCAGAGCAGTTTATGACGATGGGGCCTTACAAACGCTTGGAAGTGGTGGGTGAGCTTTCCCTTTTTTGA